From the genome of Cinclus cinclus chromosome 12, bCinCin1.1, whole genome shotgun sequence, one region includes:
- the ACOX2 gene encoding peroxisomal acyl-coenzyme A oxidase 2: MALLETSKYSEGSALGSVNPDLASERQTASFSVEKLTALLDGGTEQTRIRRAVVEAIESDPVFSRENQYFQTQNERYEAAVRKAVHLQKKMHEMGWTENGPEYKYIYRALSGDVAFLLHRVFMRSISVLGSDKQIAKWIPLATQHKLIGSYAQTELGHGTYLQGLETTAVFDTATQEFILNTPKISAMKWWPGDMGRSATHTVVFAQLYIHGKCYGIHPFIVQIRSLQDHSLCPGITAGDIGPKMNFEHTDNGYLLLKNVRIPRENMLSKFCEVRPDGTYVRQGSQQINYFTMTTVRISLISDEVLTPLMKACTIAIRYSVVRRQSKLKPGEQEAKILDYQTQQEKLLPQLAAAYAFHFINNYLQELFNRGYREIQRKNFDMLPELHALSSGFKAVITQHCTAGVEICLRACGGHGYSLLSGLPSLYTKILASCIYEGENTILLLQTARFLIKCFMAASAGQPVPPSVTYLAAVKHGKCPAKNKLDFLSPDIYTEAYQHVAVRLTSNTAAKLQDLIQSGVKKHDAWNQCTVQLVQTAKAHCHYIAVKNFAETVEKLETKAGIQKIMKHLCDLFALHGIFSNTGAFLHDGYTSAAQMDMVTASYLDLLDVIRKDAVPLVDAFDFTDKSLNSALGSYDGQVYQRLYEWAQKSPTNQMSPAYERYLKPLLHNTLSKL; encoded by the exons ATGGCTCTGCTGGAGACCAGCAAGTACTCAGAGGGCTCAGCACTCGGCAGCGTGAACCCCGACCTCGCCAGCGAGAGGCAAACAGCCTCCTTCAGCGTGGAGAAGCTGACAGCCCTGCTGGACGGCGGCACAGAGCAGACACGGATACGGAGGGCAGTGG TGGAAGCTATCGAATCTGACCCTGTATTTAGCAGAGAAAATCAGTATTTCCAGACCCAGAATGAGAGGTACGAAGCAGCAGTCAGGAAGGCTGTTCATCTCCAGAAGAAGATGCATGAGATGGGATGGACTGAGAATGGACCTGAATATAAGTACATTTACag GGCACTGTCAGGAGACGTCGCGTTCCTCCTTCACCGCGTCTTCATGAGAAGTATTTCAGTGCTGGGCTCTGACAAACAAATTGCCAAGTGGATTCCTCTCGCCACTCAGCACAAGCTCATTGGAAGCTACGCACAGACTGAACTGGGACATG gcacttATCTTCAGGGTTTGGAAACAACAGCAGTCTTTGACACTGCTACTCAGGAGTTTATACTGAACACACCAAAGATCTCTGCCATGAAGTGGTGGCCTGGAGACA TGGGAAGATCAGCAACCCACACAGTGGTCTTTGCTCAGCTGTACATCCATGGGAAGTGCTATGGCATCCATCCCTTCATCGTGCAGATACGCAGCCTTCAGGACCATTCCCTCTGCCCCG GCATAACTGCAGGAGACATCGGTCCCAAAATGAATTTTGAGCACACTGACAATGGCTACCTCCTGCTGAAGAATGTGCGCATCCCCAGGGAGAACATGCTGAGCAAGTTTTGTGAG GTTCGACCAGATGGCACCTATGTACGACAGGGGTCACAGCAGATTAATTATTTCACGATGACGACAGTGCGCATTTCGCTCATTTCAGACGAGGTTCTGACCCCCCTCATGAAGGCTTGCACCATCGCCATCCGATACTCGGTGGTTCGCCGGCAGTCCAAGTTAAAGCCTGG GGAACAAGAAGCTAAAATCCTTGACTACCAGACTCAGCAAGAGAAACTGCTGCCCCAGCTAGCAGCAGCCTATGCCTTTCATTTCATCAACAACTACCTGCAGGAGCTATTCAACAGGGGGTACAGAGAGATCCAGAGGAAGAACTTTGACATGTTGCCAGAG ctccATGCATTATCTTCGGGTTTTAAAGCCGTGATCACTcagcactgcactgcaggaGTGGAGATCTGTCTCCGGGCCTGTGGGGGCCATGGCTACTCCCTGCTGAGTGGGCTGCCTTCCTTGTACACCAAAATACTTGCCTCTTGTATTTATGAAGGGGAAAACACCATTTTGCTCCTGCAAACTGCCAG GTTCCTGATTAAGTGCTTCATGGCAGCCAGTGCTGGCCAGCCTGTGCCACCATCTGTCACTTATCTGGCTGCAGTGAAACATGGGAAGTGTCCAGCCAAGAACAAGTTGGATTTTCTCAGTCCAGATATTTACACTGAGGCCTATCAACACGTGGCAGTCAG GCTCACAAGCAACACAGCAGCAAAGCTACAAGACTTGATTCAGTCTGGAGTCAAAAAGCACGATGCATGGAACCAATGCACAGTGCAACTGGTGCAGACTGCAAAG GCTCACTGCCACTACATTGCAGTGAAAAACTTCGCAGAAACTGTGGAAAAACTCGAGACCAAGGCTGGCATCCAGAAGATTATGAAACATCTCTGTGACCTCTTTGCACTACACGGGATCTTCTCAAATACAGGAGCCTTCTTGCATGATGGATACACGTCTGCAGCTCAGATGGACATGGTCACAGCATCCTACCTGGACCTCCTGGATGTCATTCG GAAGGACGCTGTGCCACTGGTGGATGCTTTTGACTTCACGGACAAGAGCCTGAACTCTGCGCTCGGCAGCTACGATGGGCAGGTTTACCAGCGGCTCTACGAGTGGGCTCAGAAGTCACCCACCAACCAG ATGAGCCCAGCCTACGAGAGGTATTTGAAGCCACTTCTGCACAACACGCTATCAAAATTATGA
- the KCTD6 gene encoding BTB/POZ domain-containing protein KCTD6, which yields MDNGDWGYMMTDPVTLNVGGHMYTTSLTTLTRYPDSMLGAMFRGDFPTARDSQGNYFIDRDGPLFRYVLNFLRTSELTLPLDFKEFDLLRKEADFYQIEPLIQCLNDPKPLYPVDTFEEVVELSSTRKLSKYSNPVAVIITQLTITTKVHALLEGISNHFTKWNKHMMDTRDCQVSFTFGPCDYHQEVSLRVHLMEYITKQGFTIRNTRVHHMSERANENTVEHNWTFCRLARKTDD from the exons ATGGATAATGGAGACTGGGGATATATG ATGACTGATCCAGTCACGCTAAATGTGGGTGGACACATGTATACGACCTCCCTCACAACTCTAACGAGATATCCTGACTCAATGCTCGGGGCCATGTTCAGGGGAGACTTCCCCACTGCCAGGGACTCTCAGGGCAATTACTTTATTGACAGAGATGGACCACTTTTCCGTTATGTTCTTAACTTTTTAAGGACCTCAGAGCTCACTTTGCCACTGGACTTCAAGGAGTTTGACCTGCTCCGGAAGGAAGCAGACTTCTATCAGATTGAACCCTTAATTCAGTGTCTTAATGACCCCAAGCCGCTGTATCCCGTGGATACCTTTGAGGAGGTGGTGGAGCTGTCCAGCACCCGGAAGCTTTCCAAGTACTCCAACCCGGTGGCTGTGATCATCACGCAGCTCACCATCACGACGAAAGTCCATGCACTACTGGAAGGCATTTCAAACCACTTCACCAAGTGGAATAAGCACATGATGGACACCAGGGACTGCCAGGTGTCCTTCACCTTTGGGCCATGTGATTACCACCAGGAAGTGTCGCTCCGAGTCCATCTCATGGAGTACATCACGAAGCAAGGCTTCACGATCAGGAACACCAGAGTCCATCACATGAGCGAGCGTGCCAATGAAAACACTGTGGAACATAACTGGACTTTCTGTAGACTGGCACGGAAAACAGATGACTGA